The stretch of DNA TGGCCGACACCGGGTTCGCCGGCGTCGCCCTGCGCCTGGGGGAGGGGTTCGCATCGATCACGATCGACGACGTCACGGTTCGCTGCGGAGGTGCGGCGCCACTGCCGGCGGTGGCGCGTCGCACCGCTGCGGAGGGGCTCAGTGGATTCGAGTGGGCCGTAGGGGTGCCCGGCTCCGTCGGCGGCGCCGTGCGGATGAACGCCGGGGGACACGGCTCGGACATGGCGGCGTCGCTCGTCGACGCCCGCATCGTCGATCTGGCCGGGGCGACAGTGGCGACCAGGTCCGCCACGGATCTGGCACTGGGTTACCGGTCCTCTGCGCTGGGCGCCGACGACGTGGTGACATCCGCCACGATCTCACTCGTGCGGGGGGAGCGTGGCGCTGCCGAAGAGGAGATCGCGGCCATCGTCCGCTGGCGGCGCGACAACCAGCCGGGCGGTCAGAACGCCGGTTCGGTCTTCGTCAATCCGGCGGGAGACGCCGCGGGCCGCCTCATCGACCTCGCCGGGTGCAAGGGACTACGGATCGGGTCGGCGGAGGTGTCGATGAAGCATGCCAACTTCATCCAGGTCGATCCGGGTGGTTCCGCGGCGGACGTGCGTGAGCTGATGGCGACGGTCGCCGAACAGGTCCGTCGCCACAGCGGTGTGGTGCTGAGGGCCGAGACACGGTTGGTGGGTTTCGACGAGCAGGACGTGGACGACGGGCACGACGATCGAGGAGGTCGGCGACGATGACGATCGCAATGCGGATGGACCCGCGGATCGCGGCGCGGCGCGCCGCGGTCGAGAACGAACACCAGCGACGACGGACCCGTCGGACGTTGTGGCTCGCCGCGGTGGTGCTGGCGGTCGCCGTCGCAGCGGTCGTCCTGCAGAGTTCGCTGCTCGCCGTGGACACGGTGACGGTCGAGGGCGCGGTACGCAGCGACCCCACGGTGGTCGCCGAGGTGGCAGGCATCGAGGAGGGTGCCTCCCTGCTCACGCTCGATCTGGCTGATGCGCGCGAGGCGATCGTCGCACTGCCCTGGGTGGCCGAGGTGGCCTCGGAGCGATCCTGGTCCGGCGAGGTCGTCTTCACCGTGACCGAACGCACCCCGGTGGCTGCGGTGGCCGCGGGACAGTGGTGGGCCGTCGTCGACATCGCCGGGCGTGTCCTGGAGGTCCATGAGGCGCCGCCCGCCGGCCTCGAGACCGTCGTCGGGGTGACCGCGCCGGCCGCGCCCGGCGCCTGGCTCGCAACGCGGGACCTGGCGGCGGTGGCCGTCGCGGCGCGTGCCGCTGGCGACGTCGTGGTGGGCGCGGCGACCCGTTCGGTCGCGGTGGACGAGCAGGGCGCTGTGGTGCTCGACCTCGAACAGGGCGGCCGGGTCCTCATGGGGGACGATCGCCAACTCGAGGAGAAGTTGACGGCTGTGAGAACGTTTCTCCTCGATGTCGAGTTGACATGTATGGTCACACTCGACGTGAGGGCTCCGAGTGCGCCGGTACTGAGGCGGGGTTGTTGACGTTCGCGCGCGGAGCGCGTACCGTTTGTTTCACGCGCGACCAGACCTTTAATTGTTTCGGGTCTCCAAACCTTAGACCTCAAGTTGAGAGTTTCGAGGGTCGCCATTGAACGGGAGAGAGACATGACGACCACTCCGCAGAACTATCTTGCTGTGATCAAGGTCGTCGGTGTGGGCGGGGGCGGCGTGAACGCCGTCAACCGGATGATCGATGCGGGGCTCCGCGGTGTCGAGTTCATCGCCGTCAACACCGACGCACAGGCGCTGCTGATGAGCGACGCCGATGTCAAGATCGACATCGGCCGGGAGTTGACCCGTGGCCTGGGAGCGGGCAGTGACCCCGACGTCGGCGCAGCGGCCGCCGATGCCAATCGAGACGACATCGAAGAGGCCCTGGCGGGGGCCGACATGGTGTTCATCACCGCCGGCGAAGGAGGCGGTACCGGTACAGGTGCGGCTCCGGTCATCGCCGAGATCGCACGCTCCATCGGCGCCCTCACCATCGCGGTCGTGACCCGTCCCTTCGGCTTCGAGGGTCGCCGGCGTGCCGTGCAGGCCGAGACCGGCATCACGCGACTCAAGGAGAAGGTCGACACCCAGATCGTCATCCCCAACGACCGACTTCTCAACATCTCCGATGAGAAGACGTCGGTGCTCGACGCCTTCCGCATGGCCGACGAGGTCCTGTTGCAGGGCGTTCAGGGCATCACCGACCTCATCACGACGCCCGGGCTCATCAACACCGACTTCGCCGACGTCAAGATGGTCATGAGCGACGCCGGTTCGGCCCTCATGGGCATCGGAACCTCCTCGGGTGAGGAGCGGGCGGTGTCTGCGGCCCGCAAGGCGATATCCAGTCCGCTGCTGGAGGCGTCCATCGAGGGAGCGCGCGGCATCCTGCTCACGATCACGGGCGGCAACGAACTCGGACTGTTCGAGGTCAACGAGGCCGCCGAGATCATCCAGTCCGTGGCGCACCCGGATGCCAACATCATCTTCGGTGCCGTCATCGACGACCAGATGGGCGACAGCGTCCGCGTGACGGTCATCGCCGCCGGTTTCGATCGTTGGGACGGCGAACGTGGTTCCGGGTCCACATCGTCGGCTGCCGCCACCAGCCGACCCACCGGCGCCTCACGCGGGGCCGACTCCGCCTCGGCCGCCGCGAGTACGCGTACGCGCACCGACGATGACGACGACGAGCTGTTCGGACTCACCGACCCGTTCGCGGAGTCCGATGACGGCGATGGAACCGCCGACGACTTCGACGTCCCCTCGTTCCTGCGCTGAAGCGGTGGCGGCTGCGTCCGCACGTCGCGTCGACCTGACTCTGTCGGCCGGCGACGGGCTCGTCGCACGGGTGATCTCGACCACCGCCGCCGCGGGCGACTTCACACCCGGTGCCGACGGCCTGGCCCGCCGCCACACCGACCTGGTCGATGCGCCGTGGACGTGGCTGCAACAGGTGCACGGCGCCGATGTGGTCGTCGTCACCGCACCGGGCGACGCCGCCGGCGAAGCCGCCGACGCGGCCGTCACGACCGTTGCCGGTGCACCACTGTCGGTCCGAACCGCGGACTGCGTGCCGGTCGTGCTCGCGGGTGAGGGTGCTCTCGCTGTGGTGCACGCCGGTTGGCGGGGCCTCGTGTCGGGCGTGGTCGGTTGCTCGGCGGCTGCGATGTCGACGCTCGGCGTCGTCGCCACCGAGGCGGTGATCGGACCCCACATCTGCCCCACCTGCTACGAGTTCGGAGCAACCGACCTGGCGCGCATGGCCGACATGTTCGGGACGGCGGTCATCGCAGAGACCGGCACCGGGCGACCCGCCCTCGACCTGGACGCGACCGTGCGGTCGGCGCTCGTCGATGCCGGCGTGACCGCCGTCGAGAGCGTTGGCGGATGTACCGCGTGTGACCCGGGCTACTGGTCACACCGTGCCCGGGGCGACATCGGACGCCAGGTCACGGTGGCCTGGCTGGAGAAGACCCTGTGACGATGCCACCGACCGGAGAGAGCGGCGACGTGGAGGCGGTGGCGCGCCGGCTCGCCGTCGCACGCGAGACGATGAGCGCGGCGGGCGACGCCGCCGGTCAGGTCACGGTCGTCGCGGTGACGAAGGGATTCGGCCCCTGGGCGGTCGCTGCAGCGGAGGCCGTGGGCCTCGGTGATATCGGGGAGAACTACGCCGACGACCTGATCGCCAGGTCCGAGGTCTCGCCCGGTCTGCGCCGCCACTTCATCGGACGCCTGCAGTCCAACAAGGTTCGACCGCTGGCCGGTTCGGTCGACGTGTGGCAGAGCGTCGACCGGCTGAAGCTCGTCGAACGGATCGCCCGGTACGACCCAGGCGCGACCGTCATGGTCCAGGTCGACATCAGCGCGGAGGCCTCCAAGGGCGGCTGTGCGCCGGCGGAGACCGGCTCGCTCGTCGGTGCTGCCCGCGACGCGGGTCTCGACGTCATCGGGTTGATGGGTGTCGCCGCCGTCGCCGCCGACGGGACCGTCGCCCGACAGTTCGCGACTCTGCGCTCTCTCGTCGACGACCTGGACCTTCAGCACTGCTCGATGGGGATGTCCGGGGACCTGGCCCTCGCGGTGGAGCAGGGCACCACGATGGTGCGCCTCGGTACCGCCCTGTTCGGCCCCCGGCCACGGTGAAGGTGATCGTGGCGCTCCCACGTCGGAGCCCGGGAGGTCCGCGCCGCCTGGATCGCCGCGTGCGAGACTAGTATTCCCAGGGCCCACGACGGCTGTTGGAGATTCGATGTCGGTCTGGAAAAAGACGTTGCTGTACCTCGGGCTCGGCCCCGACGAGGAGTACGAGGACTACGACTACGACGCCCACGGCGCCGGATCCGCCGACGACGCCCGTCGGCCCGCCCCCGCCGCTGCTCAGGTACAGCGTTCGCCGCGCGGCGGTGCCGAGGATCCCGGCAACGTCAGGGCCATGCCCACCCCGCGTAGCAGCGACCCCGTCGAGGGGGACGCGCCGCGCATGCAGCCCCGCGCCGTGCGTCCCGTCGGTTCGACCACGGTGCGGCCGCGTCCGGCTCCACCGCAGGCGAACCCCCACGTCGTGGTGCCCCACGGTTTCAACGACGCCCAGGAGATCGCCGACCGGTTCAAGTCGAAGCAGCCGGTGATCGTGAATCTCCAGGAGGTCGAGCGGGACCTCTCACGTCGGCTCATCGACTTCGCGAGCGGGCTCTGTTACGGACTCGGTGGTCACATGGAACGCGTCGCCAACCAGGTCTACCTGCTAACGCCGACCGATGTTCAGGTGACGGCCGAGGACCGCCAGCGCCTCGCTGAGCAGGGCTTCACCGAGGGCTGACCGCCTTCCCACACCCGGAGCCCCCGCCATGGTGATCGTCTGCTATCTCATCCTGTTCTACATCATCGCGGTCTTCGCCCGGATCATTCTCAGCTGGTTCCCGCTGGACCCCGACGGGCCGATCGCGACCGTCGCCGGCTTCCTCTACATGGTGACGGATCCGGTTCTGACACCGCTGCGGCGCATGATCCCACCGATCCGGATGGGCGGGATGGGGCTCGACCTCTCGCCGACGATCGTGTTGTTCGGCCTCTTTTTCCTGCAGGCCGTCATCTGTTGACGCCCCGGGGCTGTCGCACGCGACCGGAGGCCGCGCAGTAGCCTTGCCTGCCATGGATCTCACGCCCCAGGTGATGAAGGACGTGCAGTTCTCCGAGGCACGGCGCGGGTACGACCCGGCCGAGGTCGACGAGTTTCTCGCACGCGTAGGGCGCGCCGTCGCCCAACTCCGCCAGCAGGTGGCCGACGCTGAGGCCCGGGCGGGTTCGCCCGCGACCGGCGGCGCCGGACCACAGCTGCACGACCCCGACCGCGCCGTGCAACGCATGCTCGCCGCGGCCCAGGAGACCGCTGACCGCGTGGTGCACGATGCCGAGAGCGACTCGGTGGAGGTGCGTCGCCAGGCCGAGGCCCACGCCGTGACTGTCACCGCAGAGGCCGAGCACCAGTCCAAGAAGCTGGTCGCCGACGCCGAGGCCCACGCCGAGCGGATCAAGAGCGGTGCGCTGGCCGAGGCACGCCGACTGGTCGAGGAGACCCGGGCTCCGCTGGTCGCCGAGGTCGAGGCGCTACGCGCCGCGCGTCAGGAGCTCGCCGCCGACGTGGAGAGCTTCGAAGCTCATCTCGCACGGCGCCGCGGGGATCTCAGCGGGGTGGTCGAGGCTCTGGGCCGTCTGGTCTCCGACGAGGCGCTGGCCGGGACCGCTGCGCCCGCGATGGCCGACGTGGATCCCGAGGTCACCGAGTCGTCGATCGAGGTCGGGGTGGTCGCGGCGGAGCCCGACCCCGAGCCGGAACCTGAACCGGAGCCCGAGCCCGACCCCGAGCCGGAACCTGAGCCGGAGCCGGAACCCGAGTCTGAAGCGACGGGGTCGGCCATCCTGGACCTCACGGGCCAGGAGGCGCCGACGCCCGAGCCGATGTGGGCCGACGAGCCCGAACCGGCCGCGGAGCTGCGGCCCCGGGAGTCAGCGGCTGCGCAGGCCGATGACGGGGCGCCGCGTTCCGATGGCAGCGAGGGCGAGGTGATCCGCGGGGCGTTCGCCGAGGAGCCACCCGCCGACGGAGGCGATGCCGCGCTCGACTTCTACGAGGCGGGCGTCGACAGCGGCTACGAGACCGGCGACGACACCGGTGGGGACTCGTTCCTCGACGAGTTGCGCCGTGCGGTCGACGACGAGGACCCGCTGGGTACACCCGACGACGATGCCGATCGGGCGATGGCTGCCTTCTTCGACCAGGACGACGAGGAACCGAAGGGTCGCTTCCGGCGACGCTGAGCGCCGCGGGGCCCGGCTGGAGCGCTCAGGTCCCGCCGACCACCGTCACTTCGATCCCGACGTCGGCGCCGTCCAGGGACACCCTCGGGGCATCCTCGCCCACCGGGCCGACGACCAGTTCGGTCGCGAGTACCTGGTCGCTGATGAATCCGCGGTGGGCCTCGACGGCGGCGGCCATGTCACCGCCGACGTCGAGGGTCAGCACGATCCGGTCGGTCACCTCGAGGCCGGAGTCACGTCGGGCCTGCTGGATCGATCGCACCATGTGACGGGCCCGGCCCTCGGCGATGAGTTCCTCCGTCAGGTTCAGGTCGAGGGTGACCACGGCGTCGTTGGTGCGCAGGGCGGCCGTTCCCGGGTGTCCCTCTGCAACCAGTGAGAGTTCGAACTCGTCGCCGGTGAGGGTGTGGTCGGCGACGATGACCGAACCGTCGGCGTTGGGCGTCCACTCTCCGGCGCGTGCGCCGGCGAGGACCTTCTGCATGTCGCCACCGAGTCGGGGGCCCAGGAGTCGTCCGTTGGGCTTGAGTTCGAAGGTGATGTCCGCGTCGAGTTCGTCGGCCAGGTCGACGTGCTTCACGTTCACCTCGTCCGCGAGGAGATCGACGAACGGTGCGAGCGCCTCGGCCCCGTGGCCGTGGACGGTGAGACGCGCCAGGGGCACCCTGGCGGCGATGCCGTTGTCCTCGCGGATGCCGAGGGCGACCGACGCGACGTCGCGAGCGCGGTCCATGGCCGCTACGAGCGCCGGGTCCCCCGGGAGGTCTGCCGCTTCGGGCCAGTCGGTGAGGTGTACCGACCGCGCACCCGTGAGACCCGTGTGGATCTCCTCGGTGACGAGTGGCAGCATCGGCGCCGCCACCCGGACCAGGGTCGTGAGCACCGTGTAGAGGGTGTCGTAGGCATCGCGCTTGGCCTCGGGGTCGACCTCGGCGGCGGGTGCCCAGAATCTGTCCCGGGAGCGGCGGATGTACCAGTTGTTGAGTGCGTCGAGGAACGCCGTGATCCGCCCGCATGCGGCCGGCAGGTCGTAGGCGTCCATGGCCGCGGTGACCTCGGTCACGAGGTCGTGGGTCTTCGCGAGCAGGTAGCGGTCCAGTACGTGGGTCGACGTGGTCCGTTCAGTCGCGCTGATCCCGTCGGCGTTCGCGTACAGGGTGAAGAACGAGTAGGCGTTCCAGATCGGGTTGATGACGAGGCGGATGACGTCGGTGATCTCGTCGTCGTCCACGCGGACCTCGCCGCCGCGCACGACCGGCGACGACACGAGATACCACCGCAGCGCGTCGCTGCCCTTGGTCGAGAAGATCTCGGTGGGGTCCGTGTAGTTCTTGAGGCGCTTGGAGAGCTTGGCCCCGTCGGACGCGAGCAGGATCCCGTGACATATGGCGTTGCGGAACGGCGGACGGTCGAAGAGAGCGGTCGACAGCACGTGCAGCGTGTAGAACCAGCCGCGGGTCTGGTTGACGTACTCGACGATGAAATCGGCGGGGAAGTGATCCTCGAACCAGTCCCGGTTCTCGAAGGGGTAGTGGACCTGCGCGTAGGGCATGGATCCGGACTCGAACCAGCAGTCGAGCACCTCGGGTACCCGCCTCATCATCGACTTCCCGGTCGGGTCGTCGGGATTGGGCCGCACGAGTGCGTCGACGGTCGGTCGGTGGAGGTCGTCGAGGCGGACGCCGAAGTCACGCTCGATCTCGTCGAGGCTGCCGTAGACGTCGATACGGGGATACTCGGGGTCGTCCGAGCGCCACACGGGGATCGGGGAACCCCAGAAGCGGTTCCGCGAGATGGACCAGTCCCGCGCCCCCTCGAGCCACTTGCCGAACCTGCCGTCACGGACGTGGTCCGGGATCCAGTTGATCTCCCGGTTCAGCTCCAGCATCCGGTCGCGGATGTCGGTCACCTTCACGTACCAGGAACTGAGCGCCCGGTAGATGATCGGGGTGTCCGTGCGCCAGCAGTGCGGGTAGTTGTGGTCGTAGGTGTCATGCCGGACGATCCGGCCCCGCTCCTTGAGAGCGGCGATGACCGACGGATTGGCGTCGAAGACGTTCTCGCCCGCCCACTCGGGAACGTCGTCGGTGAAGCGTCCCTCGTCGTCGACGGGTACGACCAGGCTGATCCCGGCGGCTTCACTCACCACCTGGTCGTCCTCGCCGAAACCGGGCGCGAGGTGCACGATGCCGGTGCCGTCCGCGGTGCCGACGAAGTCGGCGAGGAGGACGCGGAATGCGTTGGGCGTGTCCGCGAAGTAGTCGAACAACGGCTGGTAGGTGCGCTCGGCGAGCTCCGCACCCGAGACGGTGCCGTGGAGTTCCGCGTCGGCGAGCTGGGGCCCGTAGCGCTCGACGGCGGCGGAGCCGAGGATCGTGTAGATGGTCCCGTCCTCGCCGGCCTCGGCCATGATCGAGTACTCGATGTCGGCCCCGACGGCGAGCGCGAGGTTCGACGGCAGGGTCCACGGTGTCGTGGTCCAGGCGAGGATGCGCATCGGCCCGGGGTCGCCCGGCCGGGGCTCCAGGTCGAAGGCAACCGTGATGGCCGGGTCCTGACGTGGTCGGGTGGCGTCGTCGAGTCGGATCTCGAAGTTCGACAGCGGGGTCTCCGCCCCCCAGCTGTAGGGCATGACCCGGTAGGCCTCGTAGACGAGCCCCTTGTCCCAGAGCTGTTTGAAGGCCCAGATGACGCTCTCCATGTAGGAGAGGTCCATGGTCTTGTAGTCGTGATCGAAGTCCACCCACCGGGCCTGGCGCTCGACCGTCGAGCGCCAGTCCTGGGTGTAGCGCATGACCGAACTGCGGCAGTGGTCGTTGAACTCGGCGATCCCGTAGGAGGTGATGTCGCGGCGCCCCGACACGCCGAGTTCCTTCTCGGCCTCCATCTCGGCGGGCAGCCCGTGACAGTCCCAGCCGAACCTCCGCTCCACGCGTCGGCCCCGCATGGTCTGGTACCGCGGGACGACGTCTTTCACGTAGCCGGTCAGGAGATGACCGTGGTGGGGGAGGCCGTTGGCGAACGGGGGGCCGTCGTAGAAGACGAACTCGTTGGCTCCACGCTCGCCGGTCTCGCGCTCTTCCACGGATGCCTCGAAGGTCCCGTCGCTCCTCCAGCGTCGCAGGATCGCCTCCTCGAGCGCCGGTAGATCCGGACGCGTCGGCACCCTCGGGTAGGGGGTGGCCGCGCTGGTGTCGTCGTTGCGGTCGGCAGGGTGGCTCATGGGAGCGGTCGTCACCTCGGGGTCGGATCGGCCCTCCGAATCGTACAGCCGCCTCCGCCCGGGAATACCGGGGCCGGTCCGTTGTTGAGTGCATTGCCAGGACCACCGCTGAGGCGTACAATGCGCTGCTCTCACGGCCCCCGCCGGGTGCCATTGCTGCGCCGGCCCGATAAAGAACGGACGCACGACATGGCGAAATCCAAGCAGGCCGCCGAGAAGCCCCCTCGTGCGCGGACACTGGCCGACGTCCTCGCCGACGAGGACGCGATCACGCCGAACGACCACGCCGACGACAAGTTTCTGCGCCGCCAGCGCAAGTCGCTGCTCTCCGAGCGCTCGAAGTACATCGAGTCCGCCGACTCGCTCAAGGCCGAGGCGGACGCGCTCGTCGACGACCGTGAGCCCGGCGACACCCAGTTCGACGAGGAGTCCGGTGAGGGGGACAGCCTCGCCGTCGAGCGCGAGCGGGACCTCGCCCTGAGTGCCCACGCGCGGGCTGCGGTGGAACAGATCGAGGCTGCGCTGATGCGCATCGACAAGGGCACCTACGGCATCTGCACCGTGAGTGGCAAGCCGATTCCCAAGGAGCGGCTCAAGGCCATCCCGTGGGCGTCGGAACGTGTCGAGTACAAGGCCGGTGGCCTCGGTCGACGCTGAGGCTCCGTCCTCGGCGACCCCTCACGACCAGGACCTGTCCCGGCGTCAGATACTCGTCGCGGTCGCGGTCTCGGCGGCGATCCTCGGTGTCGATCAGCTCACCAAGTGGTGGGCGCTCGTCGCTCTCGACGACGGTCACACGATCGACCTCGTCGGAAGCCTCAGGTTCAACCTCGTCTTCAACGAGGGTTCGGCCTTCTCCCTGGGTTCCGGGGCGGGTCGGTGGTTCGCGCTCGCCGCGGCCGTGATCTCGGTGGGCCTGCTGTGGTACGCCGGCCGCGTGGCCCGCATGCGCGAGGCGGTGGTCGTGGGTGTGGTGGCCGGTGGTGCCATCGGCAACCTCGGCGACCGCCTCTTCCGGCGCGGTGACGGCTTCGCAGGCGGTGCCGTCGTCGACTTCGTCGACCTGCAGTGGTGGCCCGTGTTCAACGTGGCCGACATGGCGATCGTCGTGGGGATCGTCCTGGTGGCGCTCGTCGGCGTCGGGTCCTCGTGGAACGACTGACCGAGACGATCGGAGCCGCGACCGACGGCGAGCGGCTCGACCGGGTCGTCGCGCGGCTGACCGGGCGGAGTCGTTCGGCGGTGGCCGACCTCGTCACGGCGGGCGCGGTCGGAGTGGACGGCGACGTGGTCACCTCGCGGTCGCGACGCGTCGTGACCGGTGAGGTTCTGAGTGTGGAACTGCCCGATGCCGAGGACGGTCGACTACGACCCGATCCGACGGTGGAGTTCACCGTCGCCTTCGCCGACGAGCACCTGCTGGTCGTCGACAAGCCCGCCGGTGTGGTCGTGCACCCGGGGGCGGGAAACGCCGAGGGAACCCTGGTCCACGGTCTGATCGCCCACTACCCCGAGATCGCGTCAGTGGGTGAGGAGGGTCGCCCCGGGATCGTCCATCGTCTCGACCGTGGCACCTCGGGCCTCTTGCTGGTCGCCCGGACGCCTGCGGTCCACGAGACGCTGTCGGCGATGATGGCCGCGCACTCCGTCGAGCGGACCTACGTCGGCGTCGTCGCCGGGCATGTCAGCGACGACGAGGGTGTCGTCGATGCACCGATCGGACGCTCCAACCGTCAGCCCACCAAGATGACGGTGAGGCGGGAGGGCCGTGACGCCCGAACCGGGTACCGGGTCCTGCGGCGGGTCGACGAGCCGGTACCCGCGAGCGTGGTCGAGTTCCAGCTCGAGACCGGTCGCACGCATCAGATCCGGGTGCACATGGCCGCGATCGGTCATCCGTTGCTCGGCGACCACGCCTACGGAGGCTCGGGTGACCTGTGTGACCGCGTGGCCCTGCACGCCCGCAGGTTGCGCTTCGCCCATCCCGTCGACGGGACACCGTGTGACGTCAGCGCGGAGATCCCCGCAGACCTCGCCGCGCTGTTGGACTCGCTCTCTGGCTGACTGTGACCGGTGCCTCAGGCGCGTTCGGTGGTGTCGTTGGGCCACGGCTGTTGGCCCCGGGTCATCCCGGCGATGTCAGCGAGGGTGAACGAGCCCAGCAGCTCCTTCATCCGGTCGCCGACGCACGCCCAGATCGCGAGTAGGACGCACTGGCCCTCGTGGTCACAGGCCCCGTCCTGGTGGGGTTCGCCGAAGTCGCCGGCGACGATCGGGCCGTCCACGGCGCTGACGATCTCGCTGAGACGGATCTCGTCGGGTGGTCGCGCCAGGAGGTAGCCGCCCCCGACTCCACGCTTGGAGCGCACCAGGCCGGCGCCCTTGAGGGCGAGGAGTATCTGCTCGAGATACGGCTGGGGAAGCCCCGTGCGCTCCGCGATGTCACGCACCGAGGTGGGGGTGCCGTCGCCATGGCGCAGAGCGAGTGACAACAGCGCACGGCTCGCGTAGTCACCCCGCGTCGACACCTTCACGACCCCAGCCTAGGAGGCTCCGCGCCGAGGCGAGCGGAACCCCCGGTCGGCACTCAGTCGCGTTCGAACTGCGAAACGAAGTCCCAGACCGTGGCGGCTGCATCGAGGTCGCGGTAGGGGCGTCCCGACAGCAGCCACTGCAGCACTGTCGTGGGTCGACCCATCCAGGCGTGACTCGCTCCGGCGACCTCGACGAACTGCACGGTGAGGTCGTCGGCGCAGCCGGCCCAGGTACGTCGTGTCACGTCGGCGTCGACGGGATCGACGGCGGTGTCGTCGGTGGTGCACCCGTTCACCTCGGCGAGGCGCTCGATGCTGAGCCGTGGCGAGAAGAAGTCGTGGCCGGATATCCCCGAACCCGGGCCACCGTCGATCGGCAGGTTCGTGTCGTCGGTG from Acidimicrobiales bacterium encodes:
- the murB gene encoding UDP-N-acetylmuramate dehydrogenase, whose product is MTALDEVAGRLDEALGAGRVRRRVDIGTLTTYRVGGAAEVFVELDSEEELLAVASAVEDVRCAGGDVAVLVVGRGSNLLVADTGFAGVALRLGEGFASITIDDVTVRCGGAAPLPAVARRTAAEGLSGFEWAVGVPGSVGGAVRMNAGGHGSDMAASLVDARIVDLAGATVATRSATDLALGYRSSALGADDVVTSATISLVRGERGAAEEEIAAIVRWRRDNQPGGQNAGSVFVNPAGDAAGRLIDLAGCKGLRIGSAEVSMKHANFIQVDPGGSAADVRELMATVAEQVRRHSGVVLRAETRLVGFDEQDVDDGHDDRGGRRR
- a CDS encoding FtsQ-type POTRA domain-containing protein, encoding MTIAMRMDPRIAARRAAVENEHQRRRTRRTLWLAAVVLAVAVAAVVLQSSLLAVDTVTVEGAVRSDPTVVAEVAGIEEGASLLTLDLADAREAIVALPWVAEVASERSWSGEVVFTVTERTPVAAVAAGQWWAVVDIAGRVLEVHEAPPAGLETVVGVTAPAAPGAWLATRDLAAVAVAARAAGDVVVGAATRSVAVDEQGAVVLDLEQGGRVLMGDDRQLEEKLTAVRTFLLDVELTCMVTLDVRAPSAPVLRRGC
- the ftsZ gene encoding cell division protein FtsZ — its product is MTTTPQNYLAVIKVVGVGGGGVNAVNRMIDAGLRGVEFIAVNTDAQALLMSDADVKIDIGRELTRGLGAGSDPDVGAAAADANRDDIEEALAGADMVFITAGEGGGTGTGAAPVIAEIARSIGALTIAVVTRPFGFEGRRRAVQAETGITRLKEKVDTQIVIPNDRLLNISDEKTSVLDAFRMADEVLLQGVQGITDLITTPGLINTDFADVKMVMSDAGSALMGIGTSSGEERAVSAARKAISSPLLEASIEGARGILLTITGGNELGLFEVNEAAEIIQSVAHPDANIIFGAVIDDQMGDSVRVTVIAAGFDRWDGERGSGSTSSAAATSRPTGASRGADSASAAASTRTRTDDDDDELFGLTDPFAESDDGDGTADDFDVPSFLR
- a CDS encoding polyphenol oxidase family protein — translated: MAAASARRVDLTLSAGDGLVARVISTTAAAGDFTPGADGLARRHTDLVDAPWTWLQQVHGADVVVVTAPGDAAGEAADAAVTTVAGAPLSVRTADCVPVVLAGEGALAVVHAGWRGLVSGVVGCSAAAMSTLGVVATEAVIGPHICPTCYEFGATDLARMADMFGTAVIAETGTGRPALDLDATVRSALVDAGVTAVESVGGCTACDPGYWSHRARGDIGRQVTVAWLEKTL
- a CDS encoding YggS family pyridoxal phosphate enzyme; protein product: MPPTGESGDVEAVARRLAVARETMSAAGDAAGQVTVVAVTKGFGPWAVAAAEAVGLGDIGENYADDLIARSEVSPGLRRHFIGRLQSNKVRPLAGSVDVWQSVDRLKLVERIARYDPGATVMVQVDISAEASKGGCAPAETGSLVGAARDAGLDVIGLMGVAAVAADGTVARQFATLRSLVDDLDLQHCSMGMSGDLALAVEQGTTMVRLGTALFGPRPR
- a CDS encoding cell division protein SepF, whose translation is MSVWKKTLLYLGLGPDEEYEDYDYDAHGAGSADDARRPAPAAAQVQRSPRGGAEDPGNVRAMPTPRSSDPVEGDAPRMQPRAVRPVGSTTVRPRPAPPQANPHVVVPHGFNDAQEIADRFKSKQPVIVNLQEVERDLSRRLIDFASGLCYGLGGHMERVANQVYLLTPTDVQVTAEDRQRLAEQGFTEG
- a CDS encoding YggT family protein, giving the protein MVIVCYLILFYIIAVFARIILSWFPLDPDGPIATVAGFLYMVTDPVLTPLRRMIPPIRMGGMGLDLSPTIVLFGLFFLQAVIC
- a CDS encoding DivIVA domain-containing protein; the protein is MDLTPQVMKDVQFSEARRGYDPAEVDEFLARVGRAVAQLRQQVADAEARAGSPATGGAGPQLHDPDRAVQRMLAAAQETADRVVHDAESDSVEVRRQAEAHAVTVTAEAEHQSKKLVADAEAHAERIKSGALAEARRLVEETRAPLVAEVEALRAARQELAADVESFEAHLARRRGDLSGVVEALGRLVSDEALAGTAAPAMADVDPEVTESSIEVGVVAAEPDPEPEPEPEPEPDPEPEPEPEPEPESEATGSAILDLTGQEAPTPEPMWADEPEPAAELRPRESAAAQADDGAPRSDGSEGEVIRGAFAEEPPADGGDAALDFYEAGVDSGYETGDDTGGDSFLDELRRAVDDEDPLGTPDDDADRAMAAFFDQDDEEPKGRFRRR